The DNA region GCGCCGTCGCCGTGGCGGCCACCATGGAGGTGCGCGGTTTCGCGTCGAGCCGACCCGTGGACGGCGGGTGCGATCGCCCCGTCGTGCTGCGCGGCCTCACCCTCGGGTTCGACGGGCGACGGATGCTCCACGTCGAGGACCTGTCGCTGTCGACCGGGTCCCTCACCGTCCTCTCCGGGTCCACCGGCTCCGGCAAGTCGTCGCTGCTGAACGCCTGCAGCGGCCTGTTCAGCCACGTCGACGGCGGCGAGGCGAGCGGCACCATCGAGATCGGGGGTGTCGACAGGCTGACCGTGCCGCCGCGCGACACGGCGCGTTTCGTCGGCGTGGTGCTGCAGCAGCCGCGGCTCGGTTTCGCCAGCGAGAGCGTGGCCGACGAGATCGGCTTCTCGCTCGACGTGCGCGGCGTCGCGCCGGTCATCGTGGCCGCGCGGGTGCGCGAGGTGGCGCAGCGCCTCGGCATCGTCGATCTCGTCGGGCGCGACATCCGCTCGCTCTCGGCCGGAGAGGCCACCCTCGTGGCCATCGCTGCAGCGGTGATCCAGCAGCCGACGCTGCTGCTCGTCGACGAGCCGCTCGCCGATCTCGATCGAGACGCCAGGGAGCGCATCGCGAACCTCCTCGGCGCGCTCGCGCACGACGCCGGCGTGTGCGTGCTTGTGGCTGAGCATCGCGTGGGCGAGCTGGCGCACGTGGCCGACGAGGTGCTGTCGATCGAGCAGGGCGAGCTGCGGCGCGGCAGTTCCTCCGTCGCGCTGCCGATGTTTCATGAGCGCGACGCAGAAACTGCAGCGTCGGCGGAGGCTGCTGCGGCGTCGGCGTCGGCGTCGGCGGCTGCGGCGCCCGCTGCCACGCCGATCGCCCGCGTCACCGGGCTGTCCGTCAGCCACGGCGACCGCCCCGCTGTGCTCGACGCCTCGTTCACCCTCGCCCCCGGCGAGATCGTCGCGATCACCGGGCCGAACGGCGCCGGCAAGTCATCCCTCCTCGCGGCGATGGCCCTGCCTGCCGCATCCGCAACCGTGCTCGTCGATGGAGCCGACGTGGCTGCGCTTCCCGCCCGACTCCGCCGCATGTCCGTCGCCCTCGTTCCGGACGCCTCCGACGACCTGCTGTTCTCGACCACCGTCGCCCAGGAGTGCCGACGGGCCGACCGCTCGGCCGAGCGCGGCACGACCCAGCGCTCGTTCGAGTCGCTGCTGGGCTCCGAGCCCGGCGGTCATGCACTCAGGCACCCGCGGGACCTCTCCACCGGGGAGCGCCGGCTGCTGGCCATCGCCATCCAGTTGGCGGCAGCACCACGAGTGCTGCTCGTCGACGAGCCGACCCGCGGACTCGACGGGGTCGCGCGCACGCAGGTGGCCGGGGCACTCCGCCAGGCTGCGGCGAGCGGATGCGCGGTGGTGATCGCCAGTCACGACAGAACGTTCGCCGCCGAGGTCGCCGATCGTGGGCTCGAGATGAGCGAGGGGCGGTTGCGTGAGGCCGTCCGGCTCGCTGACCTGCCGCTCCCTGACCTCCCGCTCGCTGAGGTCCGGCGAAGCCGCGACCGAAGCGCCGCCCGCGACCACGCGTCGACCGCGGACTCCGCCCGGGCCTCAGCGAGCGAAGGTGAGGTCCGGGCCTCTGCGAGCGCGGGCACGCGCGCCACCCTCTGGCAACCGCTCATCCTTCTCGCGGGCTCCCTCCTGGCCGCCGCAGCCTTCGGGTGGCCGCTGCTCGTCCCGGCCCTGCCTGCCCAGGCGCAGGCTGCAGCTCCGATCGCCGCCATCGCCCTGCTCCCGTTCCTCGTGGTGGCCGTCGCGCTCTCCCTCGACGGTGCCGTGCGATCCGCCAAGACGCTCGCGCTGCTCGGCACCCTCACCGCCATCGGAGCGGCCGTGCGCATCGCCAGCACCGGCGTCGGCGGCGTCGAGGCCCTGTTCGTGCTGCTCATCCTCGCCGGCCGGGTGTTCGGCGCCCGCTTCGGCTTCCTCCTCGGCATCCTCACCATCGCGCTGTCCTCCACCCTGTGGGGCGGATTCGGCCCGTGGACGCCGTTCCAAATGTTCGCCTGCGGCTGGGTGGGAGCGGGAGCCGGCCTCCTTCCGAGGCCCAGGATGCAGGAGGCAAGGCGGCCCGGCAGCCCTGCGGTCGAGATCGCGATGCTCGCCGTCTACGGCGTGCTCTCGTCCTACGCCTTCGGCCTGATCATGAACCTGTGGTTCTGGCCGTTCGCCGTGGGCACGGCCTCCGACATCGCCTACGTGCCCGGAGCATCCGTCGCCACGAACGCGAGTTCGTTCCTGCTGTACTCACTGGTCACGTCGACTCTCACCTGGGACACCCTGCGGGCCGTCACGAGTGTCGTCGGCATCGTCGTGGCCGGCCCCGCGATCCTCGCGGCGCTGCGCCGGGCGAAGGTCGGACCGGCTAGACCGAGAAGTACTTCGCCTCGGGGTGATGGAACACGAACGCGTCGGTTGACTGCTCCGGATGCAGCTGCAGCTCCTCCGACAGCTCGACGCCCATCCGCTCGGGCTTGAGCAACTCGACCACCTTGCGGCGGTCCTCCATGTCGGGGCAGGCCGGGTAGCCGAGCGAGAAGCGCGCGCCGCGGTACTCGAGCTTGAACAGACCGGCGACGTCGGTGGGGTCCTCAGCCGCGAAGCCCAGCTCCGAGCGGATGCGACCGTGCCAGAACTCGGCGAGCGACTCCGTGAGCTGCATGACGAGGCCGTTCAGCTCCATGTAGTCGCGGTACCTGTTCTCGGCGAAGAGCTTGGCCGTGACCTGATCGATGTGCGCCCCGGCGGTGACGAGCTGAACGGGCATCACGTCGACGAGCCCCGATGACCGGGGCTTCACGAAGTCGGCCAGGCACAGGTGCCTGTCGCGGCGCTGCCTGGGGAAGTGGAACCGCAGGCGGTCGGAGCCGAGCGCGGAACCTTCCGTCACCGAACCGCCGTCGGGGGCCAGCAGCCCAGGGACTCCGAGCACGCCCGTCGGGTCGTCGCCGTGGTTCAGCACCACGATGTCGTCCCCCTCGCTCACCACGGGGAAGTAGCCGTAGGCGACCGAGGCGTCGAGCATGCCCTCGGCCAGGATGCGGTCGAGCCAGTAGCGCAACCGGGGGCGACCCTCGGTCTGCACCAGCTCCTCGTAGCCGGCGGCGCCGTCGCCGCGTCCGGGTTTCAGGCCCCACTGGCCCATGAAGGTGGCACGTTCGTCGAGGAACGCCGCGTAGTCGGCGAGCGCGATGCCGCGCACGATGCGGGTGCCCCAGAACGGCGGAACGGGCACGGCGGCATCCGTCGCCACGTCCGACCGGGTCGGCATGTTCTCGGGCTCCGTGAGGGTGAGCAGGCTGCCCTCGCGGTGGATGCGCTTCTTGAGCGCCGGAAGGCCGACGGATGCCGGATCCGCGCCGCGCGCGATCGCCACGAGCGGTTCCATGAGCGCCAGCCCTTCGAAGGCGTCGCGGGCGTAGCGCACGGTGCCGTCGAACAGGCCGGCGAGGTCGTCCTCGACGTACGCGCGGGTGAGAGCGGCACCGCCGAGCAGCACGGGCCAGCGCCCGGCGAGTCCCCGCGTGTTGAGCTCGAGCAGGTTCTCCTTCATGACCACCGTCGACTTGACGAGCAGTCCGCTCATGCCGATGACGTCGGCGTCGTGCTCCTCGGCCGCCTTGATGATGTCGGCGATCGGCTGCTTGATGCCGAGGTTGATCACCTCGTAGCCGTTGTTCGTGAGGATGATGTCGACCAGGTTCTTGCCGATGTCGTGAACGTCGCCGCGCACGGTGCCGAGCACGATGCGGCCCTTGCCCGCATCCGTCGTCTTCTCCATGTGCGGTTCGAGCAGGGCGACGGCCGCCTTCATCACCTCGGCGGACTGCAGCACGAACGGCAGCTGCATCTCGCCGGAACCGAACCTCTCGCCCACCACCTTCATGCCCTCGAGCAGGTGGTCGTTCACGATGCCGAGCGCGCTCATGCCGTCGGCGCGGGCGAGGTCGAGGTCGGCCTCGAGCCCCTTCGCGTCGCCGTCGATGATGCGCCGCTCGAGCCGCTCGCCGACGGGCAGCGCCGCGAGCTCGTGGGCGCGCTGGTCGCGGAGCGCTGCGGTGTCGACACCGGCGAAGAGGTCGAGCATCTTCTCGAGCGGGTCGTAGACGAGCGTGCCGTCGGCGTCGTACTCGCGCCGGTCCCACACCAGGTCGAGGGCGACCTTGCGACGGTCGTCGGGCACCGAGGCGAGCGGCACGATCTTGGCTGCGTCGATGATGCCGGAGCTGAGCCCAGCCTCGACCGCCTCGTGCAGGAACACCGAGTTGAGCACCGAGCGGGCGGCGGGGTTCAGGCCGAACGACACGTTCGAGACGCCGAGGGTGGTGTGGATACCCGGGTACTTGGCGGTGATGCGCCGGATGGCCTCGATGGTCTCGATGCCGTCGCGGCGGGTCTCCTCCTGGCCCGTGGCGATGGGGAAGGTGAGGGCGTCGACGATGATGTCCTCCACGCGCATCCCCCACTCGCCCGTGAGGGTGTCGACGAGACGGGAGGCGATCCGCACCTTGTCGTCTGCGGTGCGGGCCTGCCCCTCCTCGTCGATGGTGAGCGCGACGACAGCGGCGCCGTGCTCGGCGACCAGCGGCATGATGCGACCGAAGCGGGAGGTGGGGCCGTCGCCGTCCTCGAAGTTCACCGAGTTGACGGTCGGGCGCCCGCCAATGAGCTCCATGCCGGCCTGCAGCACGGGTGGCTCGGTGGAGTCGACGACGAGCGGCAGCGTCGAGGCGCTCGCAAGTCGCGACACCACCTCGCGGATATCGGCGACGCCGTCGCGTCCCACGTAGTCGACGCACACGTCGAGCAGGTGGGCTCCCACCCGGATCTGGTTGCGCGCGATCTCCACGCAGTCGTCCCAGCGCTCGTCGAGCATCGCCTCCCGGAACGCCTTGGAGCCGTTGGCGTTGGTGCGCTCGCCGATCGCAAGGTACGAGGCATCCTGGTCGAAGGAGAC from Leifsonia sp. Root1293 includes:
- a CDS encoding ATP-binding cassette domain-containing protein; this encodes MLRFRSAPLKAAALLAVGFIALRLAYRALFNGLSGSGLVLLDLPAVRLPPPFAHVALFGPITTGGIQVAIESALPIALVILAFGVLNALVDASRLFARGARGGPFRGIARSLVIAWATFPGLTDAVGSVRRARRLRAERGPASLLVPVFERTIERAVAVAATMEVRGFASSRPVDGGCDRPVVLRGLTLGFDGRRMLHVEDLSLSTGSLTVLSGSTGSGKSSLLNACSGLFSHVDGGEASGTIEIGGVDRLTVPPRDTARFVGVVLQQPRLGFASESVADEIGFSLDVRGVAPVIVAARVREVAQRLGIVDLVGRDIRSLSAGEATLVAIAAAVIQQPTLLLVDEPLADLDRDARERIANLLGALAHDAGVCVLVAEHRVGELAHVADEVLSIEQGELRRGSSSVALPMFHERDAETAASAEAAAASASASAAAAPAATPIARVTGLSVSHGDRPAVLDASFTLAPGEIVAITGPNGAGKSSLLAAMALPAASATVLVDGADVAALPARLRRMSVALVPDASDDLLFSTTVAQECRRADRSAERGTTQRSFESLLGSEPGGHALRHPRDLSTGERRLLAIAIQLAAAPRVLLVDEPTRGLDGVARTQVAGALRQAAASGCAVVIASHDRTFAAEVADRGLEMSEGRLREAVRLADLPLPDLPLAEVRRSRDRSAARDHASTADSARASASEGEVRASASAGTRATLWQPLILLAGSLLAAAAFGWPLLVPALPAQAQAAAPIAAIALLPFLVVAVALSLDGAVRSAKTLALLGTLTAIGAAVRIASTGVGGVEALFVLLILAGRVFGARFGFLLGILTIALSSTLWGGFGPWTPFQMFACGWVGAGAGLLPRPRMQEARRPGSPAVEIAMLAVYGVLSSYAFGLIMNLWFWPFAVGTASDIAYVPGASVATNASSFLLYSLVTSTLTWDTLRAVTSVVGIVVAGPAILAALRRAKVGPARPRSTSPRGDGTRTRRLTAPDAAAAPPTARRPSARA
- the metH gene encoding methionine synthase, whose product is MGTQLQEFEPTLDDYQQLEGCNEILNVSRPDMIAAIHDAYLATGIDAVETNTFGANWSNLSDYGIDDRIRELAREGARIARERVEAAEATDAANGEPGRIRWVLGSMGPGTKLPSLGHTTYDHLKQTFALQAHGLIDGGADAFLIETSQDLLQTKAAVNGCKQAIVESSIRLPIFVEVTVETTGTMLMGSEIGAALTALEPLGVDAIGLNCATGPAEMSEHLRHLSKHSTVPVVCMPNAGLPVLGTHGASYPLTPVELATAHEQFVREFGLSLIGGCCGTTPAHMRAVVERLHGTGTGTGAGGANAAGTPVVPAVRVIEEEAGVASLYQHVSFDQDASYLAIGERTNANGSKAFREAMLDERWDDCVEIARNQIRVGAHLLDVCVDYVGRDGVADIREVVSRLASASTLPLVVDSTEPPVLQAGMELIGGRPTVNSVNFEDGDGPTSRFGRIMPLVAEHGAAVVALTIDEEGQARTADDKVRIASRLVDTLTGEWGMRVEDIIVDALTFPIATGQEETRRDGIETIEAIRRITAKYPGIHTTLGVSNVSFGLNPAARSVLNSVFLHEAVEAGLSSGIIDAAKIVPLASVPDDRRKVALDLVWDRREYDADGTLVYDPLEKMLDLFAGVDTAALRDQRAHELAALPVGERLERRIIDGDAKGLEADLDLARADGMSALGIVNDHLLEGMKVVGERFGSGEMQLPFVLQSAEVMKAAVALLEPHMEKTTDAGKGRIVLGTVRGDVHDIGKNLVDIILTNNGYEVINLGIKQPIADIIKAAEEHDADVIGMSGLLVKSTVVMKENLLELNTRGLAGRWPVLLGGAALTRAYVEDDLAGLFDGTVRYARDAFEGLALMEPLVAIARGADPASVGLPALKKRIHREGSLLTLTEPENMPTRSDVATDAAVPVPPFWGTRIVRGIALADYAAFLDERATFMGQWGLKPGRGDGAAGYEELVQTEGRPRLRYWLDRILAEGMLDASVAYGYFPVVSEGDDIVVLNHGDDPTGVLGVPGLLAPDGGSVTEGSALGSDRLRFHFPRQRRDRHLCLADFVKPRSSGLVDVMPVQLVTAGAHIDQVTAKLFAENRYRDYMELNGLVMQLTESLAEFWHGRIRSELGFAAEDPTDVAGLFKLEYRGARFSLGYPACPDMEDRRKVVELLKPERMGVELSEELQLHPEQSTDAFVFHHPEAKYFSV